AGTACAAGAACGTGCCTGCCTTCAACCCCAAGAACTACGAGCTGTAAATCTGGTTCAGCGGAGTCGAGATGCCACAAACCCCTTCCCTTTACATTTTTCTGCTATTATTGTTCTGGCCAGATCTCAGGAGATCGGTGCTCAAGAGATCCATACTTCATGCTCGTAGAGATTGAACTCCTCTTCTCCCGGGGCATCGTAGTACATCTTATCAGTATCGGCCAGGCGGAACTCCATTGAAGTGAACAGCCCTGTCGCCGGAAAGTTCTTGACAGCACATCCAGCCGGACCGTCGTGTCGCCGTTCCGGTCTCCATCGATGGATTGGGGCATCTTTATCGCCCCGCTCGACATTTCGGGAACGGGGTGCATCGTGGACAGAAAGAAGACAACGCCCAGACCGGGCGGCCTGACCCGAGAGGAGTTCGAGGGATTGAGGGAGGACATACAGGAGGTCCTCAGCGAACATCCATTATCCCGCTTCACCATAGCTCTCATCGATGAAAACGGTGTGCGCACCACCGACCCAGCGAAGGCGGCGAGGTACGGCATGACCGTGTACGAGGGGGACCGTGTCATCTTCGAGGAGTACGGAGCGGTGCAGGCCGATCGACCGTGGAAGCCCGCGGCGAGGACCGAGGGGACCTCCTGAGATGTTTCCGGGCCGGCAGGGTAGCGCTTCGGCGCGGCCTTTCTTATACATACTAACATCGGCCGCACTGTTCGGCATCAGCGTCCCCGTGGCCAAGCTACTGGTGGCGGACATAGAGCCGGTGGCCCTGGCCGGCCTTCTTTATGCGGGCGCGTTCATCGGCCTGGCCACTTTCCGCGCCGTTTCCCGGGCAAAGGGGAAAGAGAGGCTGGGCGGCCCTATCGTCAGGAGCGACATTCCCTACCTCGCCGGGGCCGTGGCGTCGGGAGGCATCGCCGCCCCCATACTGATGCTCACCGGCCTGACCATGGTGTCGGGCTTCGCCTCCTCCCTGTTCCTGAACCTGGAGGGCATCGCCACCGCGGTCATCGCCCTGGTAGTGTTCAGGGAGCAGGTGGGGAAGAGGACCTGGGCGGCCCTAGCGGCCATGACCGCCGGAGGGGCGCTGCTCACCCTGGGCCCCATGGGCGGCGCCTCCCCCCTGGGGGCGGCGCTGATCGTGCTGTCGATGGCCTGCTGGGGGCTGGACAACAACCTCACCAGCCGCATCTCGGGGAAGGACCCTTCCCAGATCGCCATGCTCAAGGGGCTGGTGGCGGGCAGCGTGTCCCTGGCCTCGGCCGCACTGCTCGGGCAGCTGAGTGGCCTGGGAGCGGAGGTGCTGGCGGCGCTCCTGCTCGGCGCGCTGAGCTACGGGGTCAGCCTGGTCCTGTTCATCTTCGCCCTGGACAAGCTGGGCTCCTCCCGGACGGGGGCGTTCTACAGCTTCGGCCCGTTCGTCGGCGCGGCGGTGTCCATCCCCCTGCTGGGCGAGGCGGTCTCGATCGGAATGCTGCCGGCGGCGGCGCTCATGGCGCTGGGCACTTATCTCCTGGTGACAGAGAAACATTCCCACCGCCACCGGCACGAACGGGTGGTCCACGCTCACCGGCACTCCGAGGACGAGCATCACCATCACCACGAGACGCCGGAAGCGGGAACGCATTTGCACGAGCACGTGCACGAGGCCTTCGAGCATAACCATTCGCACTACCCCGACTCGCACCACCGTCACCGGCACTGAGGCCAGAACGGCACCACTGACCAGTATCCCATATCATCGGCGGGCTTCTAACCTTAATACCAAAGATTATTAAGCAGCTCCGTACCTGGACCAACCGATACGCACTGGAGAGTGAAGTACTGCCCATTACTGACTCGGCGCTGGAGACGATATTGTTGTGCAGATCGGAGCAGGGCAAGCTCCAACAGGACCACTTCGACCGGATGACCCCGTTCCGACTGCAAATAGAGTGTTCCACCGACTGCTCGGCCGACTGCTCCTACTGCTATGCGAGGAGCGTTTCCCCGGGTGAGCCCCTCACCACCCGCGAGATCAAGGGACTGCTCCGCCGCGCCGCCAACATGGGCATCAAGCACGTAGACTGGATGGGGGGAGACCCATTGGAGAGGCCGGACTGGGTCGAGCTTATGCAGTCGGCCCGCTACGCTGGACTGACCAACAACATCTGGACCTGCGGCCCGCTGCTCAATGACGTGGTCAACGCCAAGAGGGTCATCGAGCTCACCCAGGGCGGCTTCGTCATGGTGCACCTCGACTCGCTCGATCCTGACGTTCTCCAGAGCATCCGTTCCACTTACAATCCCAAGACCACCCGCGACACACTGCGGGGGGTGAAGCTCCTCCAGGATATGGGCAAGCCGCCGGAGGAGATAGGTAACCTGATCATGATGACCTCGCAGCATACGGTAGAGGATGTCAAGCAGACCATGTCCACGCTGTACAGCGAATTGGGCATGCGCACCTGCCTGATGACCCTCAAGCCGGTGGACGACGCGGGAAAGCTGTACGGCCTTTTGCCCCGCGCCGACGATGTCAACGCGGCCTACGCCGCGAGGGACGAACTGTTCCTGGAAGGAAAGCGCATGGGCTGCCAGGACTTCCCCAAGCAGTACTGCGGGTCCATAGTGTTCGTGTCCCTCGACGGAAAGGTGTCATCGTGCTACTCCCTGCGCCGCACTCTCGGCTCGGTGAGGGAGCAGACCTTCGAGGACATCGTATCATCGAACGCCTCGTCATTGTTCTTCACCGAGTTCAGGAGGTCGGGCGACGAGGCCTGCACGTCGTGCGACAAGGGGGCCTGCTGGGGCTGCCGGGCCAACGCGTTCTACTTCGGCCGCGGCGTGTATTCGCAGGACCCGCTGTGCTCGCTGACCGAGAACCCCCCGGCCAGCAGCAGCTTCTGCCCCTACTGATTCGTCTACGAAGGCGGGAAAGCCCGCGACCTCAAGGTCCCATGCAGACAACGTGGGAGCGTTGATCAATCATACAGCGTCGGCTCGAGGACGAACTTGCAGAAGTTGCTCTTGGTGCCGAAGCATTCCGAATGCGTCACTCTCAGGGGCACCCCGGTCTTGGTGTCGAAGATCGCTTCCATTATCCCCTCGTTCAGAATGCACAGCGTCTTGCCCACGTCCGGTATGTCCGAAGCGTCGTAGTCGTCCTTGATTATGAGGGTGAGCGGCATCAGGGAGTACACGTTCACCTCGCCCAGCTCGTGCTGCGCGTAGAACTCCTTGACCTCCTCGATGAGGCCCTTCACATCGGTGGACTCCATGTGCTTGGATATGGTGGCCCCGATCTGCCGGCCGATGTCCTTGAGGACCGGGTCCATGTTCAGGCCGATGGCCTCGACCCCGATGACCATGGCCCGCAACTCGCCCTTGAGGAACGACGAGGGGGTCCCGATGCTCTTGTCCACGATGTTGCTGACCGCCTTGCTGAGGTCTTCGCGGGGGACGACGGAGCTGCCGACCGGCTTGGACACCAGGTAGAAGATCTTTCTGCGGTTGTCGGTGGGGTCGTCCCTCGACGCCACCAGGCCCTCCTTGACCATCTTGTCCAGATGCACCGACAGCGTGGACTGCGCCTTCCCGGTGAGCTGGGCTATCTCCGACAGGCTGAGGTCCCGCCTCTGCAGCTCGCTCAGGATCTTCTGGCGGACCGGATTGGAGATCTGCTTGAGACCTGAACTGGTAGAATAAACGTCCAAGGCGGTGCTCTTCTTCATAGCGTGGTCACTTATCGTCGCCTGAATATTAATAAGTTGATGGGAAAGACGATTATTCGTCTGATGGCTAGTGAACTGTTCTAACAGTACAGAGCTTCTTGATTCATTCAGACGGCATGCCTCGTCTTTCGATAAGGCAGGGCCATTCTGTCCACAAGCGTAAGTTCCGGTCGTTCCTACCGTACCTTCTCAATACCTCGTTGGAGGATATTGATGGAAGAATCATGGTCACGCGATAGAGGCGACCCACAGTAGGGACAGTTGTGCCACCGATCGCTAAGCGATTTAGAAACGATTTCGCCGCAGCACGAGCGCTCCTGGCTCGTGCCCCTGGGATCGACCTGGACGAATGTCTTACCAGTTCTCTCAGCCTTGTAAGCCACCATCTTTAATGAGTCACACCGCCCCTGATGGTCCAAGCGAGATCGCCTACCTGAATAATGCCCAGCCATACGAGGATTTTAGTATCGGTGATGGGAATGACTTGGAGGTCATCTCATGAGGGTTCTTCAGGGCAAGAGAAGCAGGGAAGTGAGGGCGGTATGGCATCAGGGCGGGAAGGTCCGCATGATCGATCAGCGCATCCTCCCCGAACGGTTCAAGATCGTGGACTTCACCGACTACCTCCAGATCGCGGAGGCCATCAAGAACATGACCGTGAGGGGCGCGCCCTCCATCGGGGCGACCGCCGCGTACGGCATGGCCCTGGCGGCCAGGAACGGGGCGGACCTGCAGGAGGCCGCCGCCACCTTAAAGGCCACCAGGCCGACCGCGTACGACCTCTTCTACGCCGTGGACCACATGCTCAACTCCCTGGAGCTGGGCGACGACCCTGTGGACGCCGCGGACGGGTACGCCGACCAGATCGTGGAGAAGTGCCGGCTCATCGGCAAGTACGGCGCCGACCTCATTGACGAGGAGTGGAACATCATGACCCACTGCAACGCCGGCGCGCTGGCCACCGTGGACATCGGGACCGCGCTAGCTCCCATCCGCACCGCCTGGACCCAGGGGAAGCATATCTTCGTGTACGTTTCGGAGACGAGGCCGCGCCTCCAGGGCATGAAGCTCACCGCCTGGGAGCTGTACAATGAGGGCATACCGCACAATGTCATCGTTGACGGCGCCTCCGGCGCGATGATGTGCCGCGACACCAATATGGTCATTGTCGGAGCGGACCGCATCGCCGCCAACGGGGACTTCGCCAACAAGATAGGGACCTTTGACAAGGCCGTGCTGGCCCATGAGCTGGCCGTCCCCTTCTACGTGGCCGCGCCGATGTCCACCTTCGACTTCAGCATCGTCAGCGGGGACGAGATCGTCATCGAGGACCGCGCCGAGGAGGAGGTGACCATGATCGGGAACAAGCGCATCGCCCCGAAAGAGGTCACTGCGCTGAACCCCTCCTTCGACATGACCAGGGCGAAGTACGTCACCGGCTTCATCACCGAGATGGGGATCCTGCGGCCCTCGGAGATAGGAGCGCTCCGCAAGGAGCAGTTCTCCGAGGAGGGGGACCTCTGAGCGAGAAAGAGGCAAGGAAGCAGCTGGCCGAGGTGGGCCGGATGCTGTGGGAGAGGAGGCTCACCTACGGCAACGGGGGGAACATCAGCGTCCGGCTGGAGGATGGGAGCATGCTCATCACCCCGTCGGGGGCGTGCAAGGGCATACTCGGACCGGAGCAGATGATCAGGGTGGACATCCAGAGCGGCAAGGCCGAGGAGGGGAAGCGGCCGTCGATGGAGACGCCCTTCCACCTGGGCATCTACCGCCGCCGCCCCGACGTGGGCGCGGTGGTCCACTGCCACCCCCTGTCTTGCACCGTGCTGGCCGTGCAGGGTCGACCGTTCCGCTCCGCCATGACCCCAGAGGCCATCATGGTGCTGGGCGAGCTCGTTCCCACCGTGGCCTATGCCACCCCGGGGTCGGAGGGCCTCGCGAAGAACGTGTCCCAGGGCTTGGGGACGAACAAGGCCTGCCTGCTGGAGAGCCACGGCGCCCTGGCAGTGGGAAAGGACCTGCTGGACGCCTTCAACCGCATGGACACCATGGAGTACATCGCCTCGGTGCAGCTGCGCTGCGAGGAGCTGGGCGGCCTCGACGACCTGCCGGAAGAGGAGATCGCCCGCATCGCGGGGATGACAAAGTAGAAGGGCAGGGAGGGGTTGGAGGTTGGCGATGATCCTGGTAACCAAGTGGTTCGGCGTATTCCTTGTGGACAAGGACAAGGTGGTCCGCCACACCCTTTTCGGCAAGGACCCCAAGCAGATGGCCGAGAAGCTCGCCGCCATCCAGCGCGGGGACGTGCTCCCGGAGGAGGAGAAGCTCGCGGAGAAGCGCATGCACGTGGCCGATCCGCGCCTGTCCAGGCTCGGCAAGCCGGAGGTGTTCGACTCCGCTTTCATCAAGCCGGAGGACTACGGGTACACCCCCCAGCTCATGCAGAAGGTCATGGTCGAGCTGGGGAAGATACGGACCAGGGAGCCGCTTCCGCCGGACCGGTTCATCGTCCAGGCCGTCAGGGCGATGGACGACACCATCGAGATGATCAACCTGATGAGCGAGCGCCTCCACGAGTGGTATGGGCTGCACTTCCCCGAGCTGGCGGACTACGCCGCCGAGGAAAGGTACGTGCGGCTCATCGCCGAGAAGGGCTCCAGGGACGCTGTCCTCTCGGCGCTGGACCTGCAGCTGGAGTCGGTCGGCTCCGAGCTGGAGGACCAGGACCTCGAGACCGTCAGGCAGTTCGCCTCCGCCCTGCTGCAGCTGTACGCTGAGAAGGACCGCCTGGAGGCGTATATCTCCGAGAGGATGCAGGTCGCCGCTCCCAACCTCACCGCCATCGTCGGGGCCAGCCTCGGCGCCAGGCTCATCTCCATCGCCGGCGGGCTGAAACGCCTGTCCAGGATGCCGTCCGGCACCGTGCAGCTGCTGGGCGCGGAGAAGGCGCTGTTCGCCCATCTCCGCCAGGGGAAGAGGCCCCCCAAGCACGGCGTGATCTTCCAGCATCCTACGGTCCACAGGGCCCCGTGGTGGCAGAGGGGGAATATCGCCCGAGCCATGGCCGGGAAGCTGGCCATCGCTGCCCGGGTCGATTATTACAAGGGCAGCTTCGTCGGCGACAAGCTGAACGAGGACCTCGCCAGGAGGGTCGAGGAGATCATGAAGAAGTACCCGGACCCTCCGAAGAAGGAGCCCCAGAAGTTCCAGGGCCAGAGGCCCCAGGGGCCGCGGAGAGGGCCAAGGCCCCCGCAGAGCTTCCGCGGCCAGGACAGGGGAAGGGGCCAGGGGCGCCCCTGGAAGGGGAACAATCCGCGCAGGTGAGGGGGCGCAGGGCGCAAAAGCGCCCCGCTCCGATATTAATCTGGGAAATGCGGCGTTGGTGCTTCGGCGGGGTCGCCGAAACCTAGCAAAATATTTATGGTGGCGGCGGTTTCCGTCAATTGATATTTATGTGGACTCAGGCTGAAGTCAGGGAACTCAAAGTAGGACGCTACATGCTGATCGATGAGGAGCCCTGCAAGATCCTCTCCATTGACACTTCCAAGCCAGGGAAGCACGGTGAAGCGAAATCTCGCATAGATGCCGTAGGCCTTTTCGACGGGAAGAAGAGAAGCGTCGTCCACCCCGTCAAGCATAAGGTCCAGATACCCATGATCGACAAGCGGAAGGGTCAGATCCTGAATATCGCAGGGGACGAGATCCAAATGATGGACCTGGAGACTTTCGAGCAGTTCTCGTTGCCCATCGACGAGGAGTTCAAGGGCCAGCTCAATGCGGGCGAAGAGGTCCTGTACATGGTGGCCATGGGCAAGCGGAAGATCACCAAGGTATAACGATGTCCTTGCCCGGCATCACGTTCCTGGGCGCCGATTCGTCGTACGAGGACGCCAAGTACATCATCGTAGGCGTGCCCTTCGATCGGACCACCACTTACCGGCCCGGTACGAGATCGGCGCCGAACGCGATACGTGAGGCATCGTACAATTTCGAGAAGTTCCTTTTCGAGCACAACATCGACCTCAACGATGTCAAGACCCACGACATGGGGGACCTGGGCGACTACGAGTCCCCTCAGGAGATGGTCGAGGCCGCCGGAGAGGTCGCCAAGAGGATAGTGAGGGATGGCAAGTTCCCCATATTCCTGGGCGGAGAGCACTCCGTGTCCATACCAGCCATAACGGCGTTCAAGGACGTGGGGGTCATCTCCATCGACGCCCACCTGGATTACCGCGACTCGTACATGGGGCAGAGGTACAGCCACGCCTGCGTTTCCCGGCGGACGGCGGAGCACGTGGGCCGGGACAACCTCCTGGTGTTCGGCATACGCTCCATGTCCAAGGAGGAGGCGGCCCTCGACGATAAGCCTGAGTACATCGACGCCTACACCATCGCCGAGGAAGGAGTGGAGAAGGCGTTCAAGAGAGCGCTCAACATCATCAAGAAGGACAAGATCTACCTGTCCCTGGACATCGACGGGATCGACCCGGCCTTCGCTCCCGGGACCGGGGTCCCCGAGCCGTTCGGACTGACGTCCCTGGACGTCAAGAAGTGCATCAGCATGCTGGGCCCGCGCATGGTCGGATTCGACGTGGTGGAGATATCCCCGCCCTTCGACAAGGGCAACACCTCCGCTCTGGGCGCGCGGATGGTGCAGGAGGCCATCGCCGTCTCCTGGAAGTACCGCAGCAAGGGGGACAAAGAGCATGTCAACGGCATCTCCTCCCTGTTCCGGCGCTGAGCGCCGGTCATTATTTTCCTGGTGCGCGGCCCCATCGGTTGAAATAGAATGGATTGCGATGCCCCTTCAGAGGAGACGGGGCCGTGTCGAGCAAGGTCTATTTTTTCAATCTCAGGTCGAGGTCGGACAGGGACAGCAAGGTCAACAAGGTCGATAGACTGTTCGACCACGCCGGTCTGGACAAGGTCATCGAGGAGAACGATCTGACCGCGATAAAGCTGCACTTCGGGGAGAGGGGGAACGACACCTACATCAACCCGGTGTTCGTCCGCAGGGTGGTGGACAAGGTGAAGGCCCAGGGAGCGAAACCGTTCCTCGCCGACACCAACACGCTTTACTCGGGATCGAGGCACAACTCGGTCGACCATCTCATCACCGCGCTGGAGCATGGGTTCGGCTACACCGTCACCGGCGCCCCCATTATCATAGCGGACGGGCTAAAGAGCGACGGCATCGCCGAGGTCAGGATCGACAAGAAGCACTTCTCATCGGTCAAGCTGGCCAGGGACATCGTTTCCGCGGACAGCGTCATTGTCATGTCGCACTTCAAGGGCCACGAGCTTACCGGGTTCGGGGGAGCGATAAAGAACATGGCCATGGGCGGGGCCCCCGCCTCGGGGAAGCTGGAGCAGCACTCCTGCCGCATGGCGGTTAACCAGGAGAAGTGCATCGCCTGCGGGGAGTGCGAGAAGGTGTGCCCCCAGGACGCCATCCAGATCGAGGAGAAGGCGGAGATAACGACGGAAGGCTGCATCGGGTGCGGAGAGTGCATCACGGTGTGCCCGGAGAAGGCCATCGACATCGACTGGACCACCGACGTGCCGGAGATGATGGAGCGCATGACCGAGTACGCCTACGGGTTCGCGGCGTCGCACCCCGGCCGCATCGGCTACATCAGCTTCCTGATGAACATCACCCCCGACTGCGACTGCATCCCCTGGAGCGACGCGCCCATCGTGCCGGACATCGGCATCCTGGCGTCGACCGACCCGGTGGCCATCGATCAGGCCTGCTACGACCTGGTGAACAAGCAGGTCGGCCTGCACGGCTCCAAGCTGGAGAATGAGCATGCCGCGGGCGGGGACAAATTCAAGGGGACCTGGCCGCTGGCCAGCCCCACCGTCCAGCTGAGTTACGCCGAGGAGCTGGGCATGGGGTCCCGCGACTACGAGCTCATAACGCTGTGAGCGTCGCCGAGCTCGACTGGGCCGAAGGCTTCACTCCTCGATGAGGTCGGAGAGGACCTTCTCGCACTCGTCGGAGCGCCTCTTCGCCTCGTCCAGCGTCCTGGCCTCGGAGTACACCCGGAACAGCGGCTCGGTGCCGGACGGCCGCACCAGGGTCCAGCCCCCGGAATAGCATATCTTGACCCCGTCGGTGGTGTCCACGGAGTCCTTGCAGTAGTACTCCACCAGCGCGGCCAGCACCCTCTCCTTCCGGTCGTCGGGGCATTCCAGCTTGCGCTTGTCCTGGCAGTACTGGGGTATCGCGTCCACCAGCTCGGAGAGCGGCCCCTGCTTCGACACGATCTCCAGCATCTTGGCCACGGTCATGGCCCCGTCGCGGCAGTACTGGTGCTTGGGGAAGATCAGTCCGCCGTTCTCCTCGCCCCCGAACACCGCTCCGACCTCGATCATCTTCCTCGCCACCACGGGAGCGCCGACGCGGGTGTACAGGACCTCCCCGCCCTCGGCCCTGACCATGTCCTCCACGCACGCCGACGACGATACCGGCGTGACCACGATGCCCCCGCCGTTCTCGCGCACCATGGCGGCAGCGGTGATGGCGAGGCTCTTGTCGCCGTACATGTAGCGGCCCCGGTCGTCGATAAAGATGGTGCGGTCGGCGTCCCCGTCATGAGCGATGCCCATGTCCGCGCCGGTCTCCTTCACCATGGCGATGAGGTCCTTCAAATGAGCCTCCACCGGCTCGGACGGATGGCCCGGAAAGGTTCCCAGGGGGTTCCCGTTGAGCGTGATGGCCCGCACGTTCAGCTCGTCGAGGAGCTGGGGCGCCGAGGCCACCCCCGCGCCGTTGGCGCAGTCCAGGACGGCGGTGAGGCCAGCCCCGCGCACGGCATCCAGGTCGGTGAAGCGCTTCACCGAGGACAGGTACGCGGGAACGGCCCCGGTGGCCTGGTGCATCCTTCCCACGGCCTTCCAGTCCTGGGAACGGAAGGTCCTGGTGAAGTACAGCCGCTCGATCTCCTCCTCCTTATGCCGCGGCATCTCGGTGCCGTCGGAGTCCACGCACTTGATGCCGTTGAACTCGGGAGGATTGTGGGAAGCGGTGATCATGACCCCGCCCGACAGCCGGTTCGCCTTCACGTAGTGCTGCACCACCGGGGTGGGGACGAGGCCGAGGTCCAGCACCTCGACGCCGGCGCACATGAGCCCGGCCGCCACGGCGCTCTTGATCATGGCCGCGGAGGTCCGGGAATCGTTCCCTATGGCCACCCTGCCGCCCATGAAAGTTCCGATCGCCTTGCCGAGGTCCATGGCCAGCTGGACGTCCATATCCTTGTTGATGACGCCCCTGACCCCATTGGTGCCGAAGAGCCTGTCGGTCATGCTATCTTGCCTTTGTGAGCTTCGGAGATAAGCAATATGTGGATGATGTCAGCAACGTCCTTGCAGGAGTCCGCGGAGTTCTCGATGCCGTGGAGCATGTCGCGGAGGAGGAACACCGCGCGGGGGTCGGTCTCGGAGAACAGTATCTCCTTCTTGGTGCGGAAGTACATGCTGTCCAGGACCTCTTCCAGCCTCTCCACCTCGCGGGAGTGGGCGTTGGCCCGGTCCCAGTTGACCCCCAGGTTCTCTATGCTTACGAGCAGCTCGCGGGGAGCCTTCTCCAGCTCCTTGGTCATCTCGTGGTAGTGCACCCACAGCTCGGTGGGCACCTTCACGTTGGCCTCGAGGATAAGCTGGAGGTTCATGCCCGCTTCCTTGGCCCAGTCGGCAATGTAGTCGATGCGGCGGACCATGCGCATGAGGTCGCTGCGCTCCCTGGCGTCCATGTCCCCCTTGGAAAGCTCCTCGCTGATGGCCTCCTCTATGCTGTCCGCTTCCTGCTCAGTGAGCATCATGCGGGACAACGCCTCCATGGCCCGGTCCCGGTCGCCCTGGGTCAGCGCGGTGATCGCCTTGTTCAGCTCGGACACGCTGTCCCCCACCGAGCGCAGGTGGTCCCATATCCCTTTCATCACCACCGTCTCGCGGCGCTTCCCGAACCAGTCCATCAACGATTTGCGTTCATTCAAGCTTGATCGCCTCCGCAACTCCTCCCAGCGGTCTCTGGTAGATCATCCCCGATCTCTTGCTCCAGACCAGGCTCACATCGTCCCCCAATTTATAATCTCTGTCCTCGGATGCTGCCACATCGAACTCCATGACGTCCTCGCTGTCCGCTTCCGCGGTGATGCGGACATATGTGCCCATGTAGGTCATGGAGCTTATCTTGGCGTGAAGCCCCGCCGGGACATGGGCGGGATGGACCCTCTCGGGCCTTATGGACAGCACCACGGCGTCGCCGCCCTTGAACGGGGAGGGCTGCGCCTCCACCACCGTGCCGTCGCGCAGCTCCACCAGGGAGGCCTCCTCGGTCACGCCCCTCACCACCCCCTCCAGCAGGTTGGTCTCCCCGATGAAGTTCGCGGTGAACAGCTCCTTGGGGGTGCGGTACATCGCCTCGGGGGTCCCCGTCTCCACGATGCGCCCGTTCTTCATCAGGACGATGCGGTCCGAGACGGTCATGGCCTCCTCCTGGTCGTGGGTGACGTGCACGACCGTCAGCCCGAGGGACTTGGCCAGGCGGCGCAGCTCGTACCGCAGGTCCATGCGCACCCTGGCATCCAGCGCCGACAGCGGCTCGTCCAGCAGGAGCAGGTCGGTCCCCGAGGCCAGGGCCCGGGCGAGGGACACCTTCTGCTGCTCCCCTCCCGACAGCTCGGAGGGGAGCATGTCCATCCGGTCGAGGAGCTTGACCATGTCGAGGTATCTCTTGGGCACCTCGTTGACCTTGTCATCTCCCATGTCCCTCACGATGGGGCCGTACGCCACGTTGTCCAGGGCGGTCAGGTGGGGGAACAGGGCGATGTTCTGGAACACGTAGGCTATGCCCCTCTCCTCCACCGGCACCCCGGCCATGTCCCTGCCCCCGATGAGCACGGTGCCGGTGGTCGGCTCCAGTATCCCGGCGATCATCCTGATCAGGGTGGTCTTGCCGCATCCCGAGGGCCCCAGGATGGTCACGTACTCCTTGTCCTCGATGACCAGGTCGATGTCGCACGAGGCGGTGACCTTGCCGAAGCACTTGCTTATGCCCCTCAGTTCCACTGTCGGCATCTAATCCACCCTCAGCTCCTGTTCCAGCCCGCCCTCGGGGTACGGGAACACCGAGGCGTTCCATATGTTCCAGTTCAAACCGACCCGGTCGCCCACCTTGACCTGGTCCTTGCGGCTGGCCGGCAGCTTGACGGAGTATCGGCCGAGGCCCTCCACATCCACGTCCAAGTGCACGATGCGGCCCTCGAAGAGGGTTCGTTCCACGGTGCCGGTCAGGAAGGCGTCGCTCTCCCTGACCACCCGGACGTTGCCGACCTTGATGGCCACCGCCACCTTGCAGTCCACTGGGAGGTCGCAGGGCCTGGCGAACACCGTCCGCCCCGCCTCGTCCTGCACGGTGGTGATCCTTCCGCTGCCGGAGGTTACGACGTTCCCGACGAAGAAATTGGACTGGCCCACGAAGTTGGCCACGAACGGCGTGGCGGGGTCGTCGAACACTTCTTTCGGGGTCCCGACCTGAATGATGCGGCCGCTCCGTATCACCGCGATGCGGTCGGCCATCACCAGCGCTTCCTCCTGGTCGTGGGTGACATGGAGGACCGTGAGCCTCAGCTCCTTGGCCAGGGAACGCAGCTCGTGGCGGAGGTCGATCCTCAGCCTTGCGTCCAGGGCCCTCAGCGGCTCGTCCAGCAGGAGCACGTCGGGATCGGTGGCCAGGGCCCTGGCCAGAGCGTTCCTCTGCTGCATGCCCCCCGACAGCTCGCGGGGGTAGGAGTCGGACCGCTTGGTCAGCCTCACCAGGTCGAGCAGGGACGCCAGGGTCTGCCGC
The nucleotide sequence above comes from Methanomassiliicoccus luminyensis B10. Encoded proteins:
- the glmM gene encoding phosphoglucosamine mutase; amino-acid sequence: MTDRLFGTNGVRGVINKDMDVQLAMDLGKAIGTFMGGRVAIGNDSRTSAAMIKSAVAAGLMCAGVEVLDLGLVPTPVVQHYVKANRLSGGVMITASHNPPEFNGIKCVDSDGTEMPRHKEEEIERLYFTRTFRSQDWKAVGRMHQATGAVPAYLSSVKRFTDLDAVRGAGLTAVLDCANGAGVASAPQLLDELNVRAITLNGNPLGTFPGHPSEPVEAHLKDLIAMVKETGADMGIAHDGDADRTIFIDDRGRYMYGDKSLAITAAAMVRENGGGIVVTPVSSSACVEDMVRAEGGEVLYTRVGAPVVARKMIEVGAVFGGEENGGLIFPKHQYCRDGAMTVAKMLEIVSKQGPLSELVDAIPQYCQDKRKLECPDDRKERVLAALVEYYCKDSVDTTDGVKICYSGGWTLVRPSGTEPLFRVYSEARTLDEAKRRSDECEKVLSDLIEE
- a CDS encoding ABC transporter ATP-binding protein, which gives rise to MPTVELRGISKCFGKVTASCDIDLVIEDKEYVTILGPSGCGKTTLIRMIAGILEPTTGTVLIGGRDMAGVPVEERGIAYVFQNIALFPHLTALDNVAYGPIVRDMGDDKVNEVPKRYLDMVKLLDRMDMLPSELSGGEQQKVSLARALASGTDLLLLDEPLSALDARVRMDLRYELRRLAKSLGLTVVHVTHDQEEAMTVSDRIVLMKNGRIVETGTPEAMYRTPKELFTANFIGETNLLEGVVRGVTEEASLVELRDGTVVEAQPSPFKGGDAVVLSIRPERVHPAHVPAGLHAKISSMTYMGTYVRITAEADSEDVMEFDVAASEDRDYKLGDDVSLVWSKRSGMIYQRPLGGVAEAIKLE
- a CDS encoding DUF362 domain-containing protein, translated to MSSKVYFFNLRSRSDRDSKVNKVDRLFDHAGLDKVIEENDLTAIKLHFGERGNDTYINPVFVRRVVDKVKAQGAKPFLADTNTLYSGSRHNSVDHLITALEHGFGYTVTGAPIIIADGLKSDGIAEVRIDKKHFSSVKLARDIVSADSVIVMSHFKGHELTGFGGAIKNMAMGGAPASGKLEQHSCRMAVNQEKCIACGECEKVCPQDAIQIEEKAEITTEGCIGCGECITVCPEKAIDIDWTTDVPEMMERMTEYAYGFAASHPGRIGYISFLMNITPDCDCIPWSDAPIVPDIGILASTDPVAIDQACYDLVNKQVGLHGSKLENEHAAGGDKFKGTWPLASPTVQLSYAEELGMGSRDYELITL
- a CDS encoding ABC transporter ATP-binding protein; the protein is MPTISLHNVSKHYDDIQAANGLELEVRDGEYMCLLGPTGAGKTTILRIIAGLTRPDSGNVLFDQRDITRLEPEARSAVLLSQTYSLFPSMTVAENILFGPNIRKVPDEEKRQTLASLLDLVRLTKRSDSYPRELSGGMQQRNALARALATDPDVLLLDEPLRALDARLRIDLRHELRSLAKELRLTVLHVTHDQEEALVMADRIAVIRSGRIIQVGTPKEVFDDPATPFVANFVGQSNFFVGNVVTSGSGRITTVQDEAGRTVFARPCDLPVDCKVAVAIKVGNVRVVRESDAFLTGTVERTLFEGRIVHLDVDVEGLGRYSVKLPASRKDQVKVGDRVGLNWNIWNASVFPYPEGGLEQELRVD
- a CDS encoding DUF47 domain-containing protein — translated: MNERKSLMDWFGKRRETVVMKGIWDHLRSVGDSVSELNKAITALTQGDRDRAMEALSRMMLTEQEADSIEEAISEELSKGDMDARERSDLMRMVRRIDYIADWAKEAGMNLQLILEANVKVPTELWVHYHEMTKELEKAPRELLVSIENLGVNWDRANAHSREVERLEEVLDSMYFRTKKEILFSETDPRAVFLLRDMLHGIENSADSCKDVADIIHILLISEAHKGKIA
- the speB gene encoding agmatinase, whose translation is MSLPGITFLGADSSYEDAKYIIVGVPFDRTTTYRPGTRSAPNAIREASYNFEKFLFEHNIDLNDVKTHDMGDLGDYESPQEMVEAAGEVAKRIVRDGKFPIFLGGEHSVSIPAITAFKDVGVISIDAHLDYRDSYMGQRYSHACVSRRTAEHVGRDNLLVFGIRSMSKEEAALDDKPEYIDAYTIAEEGVEKAFKRALNIIKKDKIYLSLDIDGIDPAFAPGTGVPEPFGLTSLDVKKCISMLGPRMVGFDVVEISPPFDKGNTSALGARMVQEAIAVSWKYRSKGDKEHVNGISSLFRR